Proteins from a genomic interval of Streptomyces sp. NBC_01445:
- a CDS encoding PucR family transcriptional regulator, whose amino-acid sequence MPPTLASLVHHSALKLTVRAGEERLDTAVRWAHVSELADPVPYMEGGELLLFTALKLDAEDPEAMRRYVKRLAGAGVVGLGFAVGVNYDAVPQALVDAAREEEFPLLEVPRRTPFIAISKAVSAAIAADQYRAVTAGFAAQRELTKQALSGGPEGLLGALAGQVDGWAALYDASGAVVAAAPEWAGRRAARLVGDVERLRERPAPASAVVGGSEQHGGGDEDRVELHSLGTGRRPRAALAVGTAAALGTAERYALHSAIALLTLTTERSRSLHAAEQRIGAAVLRMLLAGEPEHARTVAGDLYGGLLDAPFRMIVAEVASASAGRAHADGHARVALDKPERPAPGTGAAAVAASGDPLTGLADVVEAAAARSGEAVLVVPDGDRLVLLAADGGAATGACTQYAEALETARLTQREQGGAGEDDELVVGLSAPAGPIAAATAYKQAEQALSVARRRGRSLVEHEEVAAGSVVPLLADDAVRAFADGLLRALKDHDATGRGDLVASLRAWLSRHGQWDAAAADLGVHRHTLRYRMRRVEEILGRSLDDPDVRMELWLALKATSAGGE is encoded by the coding sequence ATGCCGCCCACGCTCGCCTCCCTCGTCCATCACTCCGCGCTCAAGCTGACCGTGCGCGCCGGGGAGGAACGGCTGGACACCGCCGTGCGCTGGGCCCACGTCAGTGAGCTCGCCGACCCCGTGCCGTACATGGAGGGCGGCGAGCTTCTCCTGTTCACCGCGCTGAAGCTGGACGCGGAGGACCCGGAGGCGATGCGCCGCTATGTGAAGCGGCTCGCGGGTGCCGGAGTCGTCGGGCTCGGCTTCGCCGTCGGCGTCAACTACGACGCCGTCCCGCAGGCCCTCGTCGACGCGGCGCGCGAGGAGGAGTTCCCGCTCCTCGAAGTGCCGCGCCGCACCCCCTTCATCGCCATCAGCAAGGCCGTCTCCGCCGCCATCGCCGCCGACCAGTACCGCGCCGTCACCGCCGGGTTCGCCGCCCAGCGCGAGCTGACCAAGCAGGCGCTGAGCGGTGGGCCCGAGGGGCTGCTCGGCGCGCTCGCCGGTCAGGTCGACGGCTGGGCCGCGCTGTACGACGCCTCGGGCGCCGTGGTCGCGGCCGCGCCGGAGTGGGCCGGGCGCCGGGCGGCCCGGCTGGTCGGCGACGTCGAGCGGCTGCGCGAGCGGCCCGCCCCGGCCAGCGCGGTCGTCGGCGGCAGCGAACAGCACGGCGGCGGGGACGAGGACCGCGTCGAGCTGCACTCGCTCGGCACCGGACGCAGGCCCCGCGCCGCCCTCGCCGTGGGCACCGCCGCGGCCCTCGGCACCGCCGAGCGTTACGCGCTGCACTCCGCCATCGCCCTGCTCACCCTCACCACCGAGCGCTCCCGCTCGCTGCACGCGGCCGAGCAGCGCATCGGCGCGGCGGTCCTGCGGATGCTGCTCGCGGGGGAGCCCGAGCACGCCAGGACCGTCGCCGGTGACCTGTACGGAGGGCTGCTCGACGCGCCCTTCCGGATGATCGTCGCCGAGGTCGCGTCCGCGTCGGCGGGCCGCGCGCACGCCGACGGGCACGCGCGCGTGGCCCTCGACAAGCCGGAGCGGCCCGCGCCGGGCACGGGTGCGGCGGCCGTCGCCGCCTCCGGGGACCCGCTCACCGGGCTCGCCGACGTCGTGGAGGCCGCCGCGGCCCGCTCCGGGGAGGCCGTCCTCGTGGTGCCCGACGGGGACCGGCTCGTGCTGCTCGCCGCCGACGGCGGCGCGGCGACGGGCGCCTGCACCCAGTACGCCGAGGCCCTGGAGACCGCCCGCCTGACGCAGCGCGAGCAGGGCGGCGCGGGCGAGGACGACGAACTCGTGGTGGGTCTGTCCGCACCGGCCGGGCCGATCGCCGCCGCGACCGCCTACAAGCAGGCCGAACAGGCCCTCTCCGTCGCCCGGCGGCGCGGGCGCTCTCTCGTCGAGCACGAGGAGGTCGCGGCGGGCTCCGTCGTGCCGCTGCTCGCCGACGACGCCGTACGCGCCTTCGCGGACGGTCTCCTGCGGGCCCTGAAGGACCACGACGCGACCGGCCGCGGAGACCTCGTGGCGTCGCTGCGCGCCTGGCTCTCGCGGCACGGCCAGTGGGACGCGGCCGCCGCCGACCTCGGCGTGCACCGCCACACCCTGCGCTACCGGATGCGGCGCGTCGAGGAGATCCTCGGCCGCTCGCTCGACGATCCGGACGTGCGCATGGAGCTGTGGCTGGCCCTCAAGGCGACGAGCGCGGGCGGCGAATAG